AAATAACTTATAGAAAATCCTCATGTTTTTCAGCCTGCTCTTGATAAATGCAATCATCGCGATAATACCTTCCTCACTCTCTTTGTATATATCGAAATAAAACAATTCTATCAACCGAGGGCATAAGCAGGATTACAGACACACTGGCAGGTACATCTGAAAATCTATTGACATTATAGCACAGAAAATTCGTGGATTCTATGCATTTATTAAAAGTACGAAAAATAAAGCTACATGTTACTATTCTTTTGACCCCAATGCCTTTTGGTGATATTATGATGCCAGGGACAAAAGGTCATGCATATTTTGAAACGGGGAAAACCAATGAAAACTCTGGTATTATACGGCTCGCCAAAAGCTGACGGCCACACAAAGCATCTTTTGGATGCCATGCTAAGTGAATTACACGGAGAAGTAAAGTTTGTAGATTGTTATCATGCAGATATTGCACCTTGTATTGACTGTGGTTATTGCCACAAGAGAAGGGGGTGTTCCATTAAAGATGATATGATTCCTTTATATGACTACATAGATGTCTGTGATGCAGTAATTATTGCTACTCCCATGCACTTCGGCACGGTATCAGCTCCGATGTATACAATGTTTACCCGGCTTCAGTCCTACTGGTCTAACAGCTTTATCAGGAAAAATAAAGAAGAGAAGCCCAAAAGAAAGTATGGTGCTCTTTTGGTGACATCCGGTAACC
The window above is part of the Novisyntrophococcus fermenticellae genome. Proteins encoded here:
- a CDS encoding flavodoxin family protein, which produces MKTLVLYGSPKADGHTKHLLDAMLSELHGEVKFVDCYHADIAPCIDCGYCHKRRGCSIKDDMIPLYDYIDVCDAVIIATPMHFGTVSAPMYTMFTRLQSYWSNSFIRKNKEEKPKRKYGALLVTSGNRWMNMELLIEGVTRFAFEHMETECIGTVYAKKTDTLPAAENKPALMRARQLAQLLNGFCEKI